From a single Oreochromis niloticus isolate F11D_XX linkage group LG3, O_niloticus_UMD_NMBU, whole genome shotgun sequence genomic region:
- the LOC109195300 gene encoding uncharacterized protein LOC109195300 translates to MSTVRISHRMPTQMDYLWMVSCSHCLQLMACPHPICSQYRRKQPRLHRMALMKLTANRPETPYFRPPPIHIRVLKSCDQLRIISWDIQDGVVKPQLAKKNMVAAITDGETVAKITLFEEFSSKVKEGMSYMMRGHELRGQAPPYLINITARTQFFKAPALVVTEALITKAEELLDPPSPATPLKMSPTFGGLMTVEGEVVECSAVRKVVAGKQQVPIRTLQLKQDGHTMTVSLWREASIHDVHVGDQIKVSHIKVNHSAYGVQLQTTSYTKIETKEDERTEVTIVGVATAEQCSALQSTQLQVLLQTGETLFIEGEIVEALRGGV, encoded by the exons ATGTCAACAGTGAGGATCTCACACAG AATGCCGACACAAATGGATTACCTATGGATGGTTTCCTGCTCCCATTGTCTTCAGCTAATGGCTTGCCCACACCCCATATGCAGTCAATACAGAAGGAAGCAACCCAGATTGCACAG aaTGGCCTTAATGAAGTTGACCGCTAACCGGCCTGAGACGCCGTACTTCCGGCCCCCACCCATTCACATCCGGGTGTTAAAATCTTGCGACCAGCTCAGg ATAATCAGCTGGGATATCCAAGATGGAGTGGTCAAACCACAGTTAGCCAAAAAAAATATGGTGGCAGCAATCACCGATGGAGAGACAGTGGCAAAAATTACTTTGTTTGAGGAATTCTCGTCCAAAGTCAAAGAGGGCATGTCTTATATGATGAGGGGACATGAGCTGAGGGGCCAAGCTCCCCCTTATCTAATCAATATTACGGCAAGGACACAGTTTTTTAAAGCTCCTGCCCTTGTAGTAACAGAGGCCCTCATCACAAAGGCGGAGGAGCTTCTTGATCCACCTTCCCCAGCAACACCACTGAAGATGAGCCCAACGTTTGGAGGGCTTATGACAGTGGAAGGGGAGGTTGTGGAG TGTTCGGCGGTGAGGAAAGTTGTCGCAGGCAAACAACAAGTGCCTATACGAACGCTCCAGCTAAAGCAA GATGGGCATACCATGACTGTCTCCTTGTGGAGGGAGGCATCAATTCACGATGTTCATGTGGGAGATCAGATAAAGGTCTCCCACATCAAAGTAAACCACTCTGCCTATGGTGTACAGCTCCAGACGACCTCCTATACAAAGATTGAG ACAAAGGAAGATGAAAGGACAGAAGTAACTATAGTTGGTGTGGCCACTGCAGAGCAGTGCAGTGCACTGCAGTCCACCCAACTACAGGTTCTCCTTCAAACTGGAGAAACCCTCTTCATCGAAGGGGAAATTGTGGAAGCCCTACGAGGAGGAGTTTGA
- the LOC109196237 gene encoding uncharacterized protein LOC109196237, with translation MLAHTFLHDGPRVTGLSPAIIHVLFNGDPELATIVIEDCPDLHIRSIIQMLELEELTQEQQDTVSDRSLSWDFPAVNKTNRRWLHNKLLVHAVIGRTMRQLKQLRKGIKDVMVWPLLTSRPDVVPLLFPRMAEMQFTPQMVIDKITWPAQDSDEDEEFDVESMCRITGFLRIFIETASSSRLAQLMKFWVGWEMLPPELNVEISGGTFPTASTCFEMLKLPARFQTYQDFEEALISAINSAHTGFGLV, from the exons ATGTTGGCCCACACCTTTTTGCATGATGGTCCCCGTGTCACAGGATTAAGTCCTGCAATAATTCACGTGCTGTTTAATGGTGACCCGGAATTGGCAACTATTGTTATAGAAGACTGTCCTGATCTGCACATCAGGAGCATCATACAAATG CTTGAACTCGAAGAACTTACTCAGGAACAGCAAGACACTGTCTCTGATCGTTCCCTGTCTTGGGATTTCCcagcagtaaataaaacaaatcggAGATGGCTGCATAACAAACTTCTAGTGCATGCG GTTATTGGGAGAACCATGCGCCAACTCAAACAGCTGAGAAAGGGAATCAAAGATGTCATGGTATGGCCCCTGCTGACAAGTAGGCCAGATGTTGTCCCGCTTCTTTTCCCACGAATGGCAGAAATGCAGTTCACACCACAG ATGGTAATAGACAAAATCACATGGCCAGCTCAGGAtagtgatgaagatgaggaATTTGATGTTGAGTCTATGTGCCGCATCACTGGATTTCTACGGATCTTCATTGAAACGG CTTCATCAAGTAGACTGGCCCAACTGATGAAATTCTGGGTTGGCTGGGAGATGCTTCCTCCTGAACTCAATGTGGAGATCTCTGGGGGCACCTTTCCAACAGCCTCTACGTGTTTTGAAATGCTAAAGCTGCCAGCTCGTTTCCAGACATACCAAGACTTCGAGGAAGCACTTATTTCTGCAATAAATAGTGCACATACAGGTTTTGGACTGGTTTAA
- the LOC112846431 gene encoding uncharacterized protein LOC112846431: MEEDLEHFLRSREVPHDDIMHMQQDKVDKAVLSVMTDGQMAKYIRTYGDRVAVKSFCQQTKYSTDKETLLQNLRDKIAARKVRSKTKGVLCGSSGVFHKQGEGMARQRNTAGEKTCRKIEIGWLHFSSNEYCQVRTRNGGGTRHATVEKTTTVAKILEMGKDLFFPDGNSPKGRVEDFDIDVCDFKRNSIPLDDTVGKLYEQTKLKILRFYIWTKDETPSTVQSSSVEDFSVSITEEDSPVTLLGSDSETDDFVPDLLDHGDSTDSDTGKQVC; this comes from the exons ATGGAGGAGGATTTAGAACATTTTTTGCGGTCAAGAGAGGTCCCACACGACGACATCATGCACATGCAACAAGACAAA GTGGATAAGGCAGTGCTGTCCGTCATGACTGATGGACAAATGGCAAAATACATAAGGACATATGGTGACAGAGTAGCTGTCAAGTCCTTCTGTCAACAAACTAAGTACAGCACAGATAAAGAGACTCTTCTGCAGAACCTAAGAGATAAAATTGCGGCACGGAAAGTAAGATCAAAAACCAAAGGAGTGCTGTGTGGTTCATCAGGTGTGTTCCACAAGCAAGGTGAAGGGATGGCAAGACAGAGAAATACTGCAGGAGAGAAGACCTGCAGAAAAATAGAAATCGGATGGCTTCATTTTAGCAGTAATGAATACTGTCAAGTGAGAACCAGAAATGGTGGAGGAACAAGACATGCAACTGTGGAAAAAACTACAACTGTAGCTAAGATTTTGGAAATGGGAAAGGACCTGTTTTTTCCAGATGGGAACTCGCCAAAAGGGAGAGTTGAAGACTTTGACATTGATGTCTGtgattttaaaagaaattcGATTCCTTTAGATGACACTGTTGGCAAACTTTATGAACAAACCAAATTGAAGATCCTGAGATTTTACATTTGGACGAAAGATGAAACACCGTCAACAGTTCAGTCCTCATCTGTAGAGGATTTTTCTGTCAGCATAACTGAAGAAGATTCACCGGTGACATTACTTGGATCTGACAGTGAGACAGATGATTTTGTCCCAGATCTACTTGACCATGGGGATTCAACTGACAGTGACACTGGCAAACAGGTTTGTTAA